A region from the Fimbriimonadaceae bacterium genome encodes:
- a CDS encoding DUF1552 domain-containing protein: protein MNNRIERRTFLKGVGTALALPMLEVMAPTTALAQSVKAQPVRMAFAFVPNGINMDKWTPAAAGKLEITPILEPLRELRGSLNVISGLAQNNAAALGDGPGDHARSTATWLTGVHCKKTAGADIHNGISADQVAAQAIGGNTRFPSLEIGCERSGLNGDCDSGYSCAYSSNISWRSATTPVAKEVNPRQVFERLFGNGQTVEAMESRAKRAQYDRSILDFVAEDADALRGRLGKHDQMKLEEYLQSVREVEQRLTRIEKESKQVSAPAEVKMPVGVPQDRGEHIRLMGDMMVLAFQADLTRICTFMLANDGSNRPYREIGISEGHHDISHHGDDPGKLAKKAEIDTFHVAQMAYVLKKMQGIQELDGRTLLDNTVLVYGAGISDGNRHNHDHLPVLVAGRGGGRLAAGRHLVVPEQTPMNNLFLSMLDFVGVKVETLGDSTGKLQGIF from the coding sequence ATGAACAACCGGATCGAACGACGGACCTTCCTGAAGGGGGTCGGCACCGCCTTGGCCCTGCCGATGCTGGAGGTCATGGCCCCGACAACCGCCCTCGCCCAGTCGGTGAAAGCGCAGCCGGTGCGCATGGCGTTCGCCTTTGTTCCCAATGGCATCAACATGGACAAGTGGACTCCGGCCGCCGCGGGCAAGCTGGAGATCACCCCGATCTTAGAGCCGCTCCGCGAGCTGAGGGGTTCGCTCAACGTCATCTCGGGCCTGGCCCAAAACAATGCCGCCGCCCTGGGTGACGGCCCAGGCGACCACGCCCGTTCGACCGCGACGTGGTTGACCGGCGTGCACTGCAAGAAGACAGCCGGGGCGGACATCCACAACGGGATCAGCGCCGACCAGGTGGCGGCCCAAGCGATCGGCGGGAACACCCGGTTCCCATCGCTGGAGATCGGGTGCGAGCGCAGCGGCCTCAACGGCGACTGCGACAGCGGTTATTCGTGCGCCTATTCCTCCAACATCTCGTGGCGTTCCGCCACGACGCCGGTGGCCAAAGAGGTCAACCCACGCCAGGTCTTCGAAAGGCTGTTTGGCAACGGCCAGACCGTCGAGGCAATGGAGAGCCGGGCGAAGCGGGCCCAGTACGACCGGTCGATCTTGGACTTTGTCGCCGAAGACGCCGACGCCTTGCGCGGGCGGCTCGGCAAGCACGACCAGATGAAGCTGGAAGAGTATCTCCAGAGCGTCCGCGAGGTCGAACAGCGGCTGACGAGGATCGAAAAGGAGTCGAAGCAAGTTTCCGCCCCTGCCGAGGTCAAGATGCCGGTGGGCGTCCCCCAAGACCGGGGTGAACACATCCGGCTGATGGGCGACATGATGGTGCTGGCGTTCCAGGCCGACCTGACGAGAATCTGCACCTTCATGCTCGCTAACGACGGCAGCAACCGCCCCTATCGCGAGATCGGCATCAGCGAGGGCCATCACGACATCAGCCACCACGGCGACGACCCCGGCAAGCTGGCGAAAAAGGCGGAGATCGACACCTTCCATGTGGCCCAGATGGCGTATGTGCTGAAGAAAATGCAGGGGATCCAGGAACTCGACGGCCGGACGCTTTTGGACAACACCGTGTTGGTCTATGGGGCCGGGATCAGCGACGGCAACCGGCACAACCACGACCATCTGCCTGTCTTGGTGGCTGGTCGGGGTGGCGGCCGACTCGCCGCTGGCCGTCACCTTGTGGTGCCGGAGCAGACGCCAATGAACAACCTGTTCCTCTCGATGCTCGACTTTGTCGGGGTTAAGGTCGAGACGTTAGGCGATTCGACTGGAAAGTTGCAAGGCATATTCTGA
- a CDS encoding DUF1592 domain-containing protein, with amino-acid sequence MERFQTLRKVSLPVAGAAFVAALAVPSAPQGQVDPKLDAEFTKSVRPLVTKYCAPCHDGQDAAGGFDVAQINGLKWVDKSTDEADKLVQRLRGQIMPPPGSPSPTVAEREALVSWFQRAMATKCDLGDIGKVTIRRLNRSEYNNTVRDLVGVDLHPADAFPSDDVGYGFDTIGDVLSVSPLHFEMYMAAAEKLARAAVPVTGPSTQRLVFPADLKLQTARLTDESEVLFFSEGKLTLPFKVASAGDYRVRVAAYGMQGGPALPNLAVGVNGRLVQNIAVNTLRGQSKVVEIPVELPEGHNSVSVAFTNDYYDEKFPDPEKRDRNLVVQWVEVEGPLAGSAPRKPDPNSVVFTYPKGGDHVTAARTVLGRFASRAFRRPVSGPELDRIMAVYDSVRRGGDSYEKGIQVAVQAVLVSPNFLYRAETDDRPKDGKTNVPLDPYDYASRISYFLWSSMPDQQLTDAAAVGKIMDPRVVDAQVERMLADPKSKALSDDFVGQWLQLRKLATLTPDPTLFPMVDDKLKADMARETKYFFMDVLRNKRPVIDLVTATDTQMNERLADFYGVPGVKGEGFRRVDTKGLHRGGLLGMASFLTVTSNPNRTSPVKRGRYVLEEVLGTPPPPQPPNTPVLADDHKAATAKTIRERMAAHRADPACASCHVQMDAIGFALENFDPVGRWRTMDGPFKVDATGTLPGGQAIDGVDDLRKVLAGRRDEFLRAITEKLLVYGLGRGLRPADRCSVDEIVKQAKAGGSTLESIIKSIVKSDVFRKRAYTGEAR; translated from the coding sequence ATGGAGAGGTTCCAGACATTGCGCAAGGTCAGCCTGCCTGTGGCAGGGGCCGCGTTCGTCGCCGCCTTGGCCGTGCCGTCTGCGCCACAAGGGCAGGTCGACCCCAAGCTCGACGCCGAGTTCACGAAGTCGGTCCGCCCGCTCGTCACCAAGTACTGCGCACCCTGCCACGACGGCCAAGACGCGGCCGGTGGCTTCGACGTCGCGCAGATCAACGGCCTGAAGTGGGTGGACAAGTCGACGGACGAGGCCGACAAGCTTGTCCAGCGGCTCCGAGGGCAGATCATGCCTCCCCCCGGTTCACCGTCGCCGACCGTCGCCGAGCGCGAGGCACTCGTCAGCTGGTTCCAACGGGCGATGGCGACAAAGTGCGACCTGGGTGACATCGGCAAGGTCACGATCCGCCGCCTGAACCGCAGCGAGTACAACAACACGGTGCGCGACCTGGTCGGGGTCGACCTGCACCCTGCCGACGCCTTCCCGTCCGACGACGTCGGCTACGGTTTCGACACGATCGGCGACGTCCTCTCCGTGTCGCCGTTGCACTTCGAGATGTACATGGCCGCGGCCGAGAAACTGGCCCGCGCCGCCGTTCCTGTCACCGGCCCGAGCACCCAGCGTCTCGTGTTTCCCGCCGACCTCAAGCTCCAGACCGCCCGACTGACCGACGAGAGCGAGGTCTTGTTCTTCTCCGAGGGCAAGCTCACGTTGCCGTTCAAGGTTGCTTCCGCCGGCGATTACCGCGTCCGCGTCGCCGCCTATGGGATGCAGGGTGGGCCCGCCCTACCCAACCTTGCCGTCGGGGTCAACGGCAGACTGGTCCAAAACATCGCGGTCAACACCTTGCGCGGTCAGTCCAAGGTGGTCGAGATCCCGGTCGAACTGCCCGAAGGGCACAACTCGGTGTCCGTCGCTTTCACCAACGACTACTACGACGAAAAGTTTCCTGATCCAGAAAAGCGAGACCGAAACCTGGTGGTGCAGTGGGTGGAGGTTGAAGGGCCTCTGGCCGGGAGCGCCCCGAGAAAGCCCGACCCGAACTCGGTGGTCTTCACCTATCCCAAGGGAGGCGACCACGTCACCGCAGCACGGACTGTGCTGGGACGGTTCGCCAGCCGGGCGTTCCGCCGGCCGGTCTCGGGCCCAGAACTCGACCGCATCATGGCGGTCTATGATTCGGTCCGCCGAGGGGGTGACAGCTACGAGAAGGGAATCCAGGTGGCCGTCCAAGCGGTCCTCGTCTCCCCGAACTTCCTCTATCGGGCGGAGACGGACGACCGGCCCAAGGACGGCAAGACCAACGTGCCGCTCGACCCCTATGACTATGCCTCGCGCATCAGCTACTTCCTGTGGTCTTCGATGCCCGACCAGCAACTGACCGACGCGGCCGCGGTGGGCAAGATCATGGACCCGAGGGTCGTCGACGCCCAGGTGGAGCGCATGCTGGCCGACCCTAAGAGCAAAGCGCTTTCCGACGACTTTGTCGGCCAATGGCTCCAGTTGCGCAAGCTCGCGACGCTGACCCCCGACCCGACGCTGTTCCCGATGGTCGATGACAAATTGAAGGCCGACATGGCCCGCGAGACGAAGTACTTCTTCATGGACGTGCTCCGGAACAAGCGGCCCGTCATCGACCTCGTCACCGCCACCGACACGCAGATGAACGAACGGCTGGCCGACTTCTACGGCGTCCCGGGGGTCAAGGGCGAAGGTTTCCGGCGGGTGGACACCAAGGGGCTTCACCGTGGCGGCCTGCTCGGCATGGCCAGCTTCCTCACCGTGACGAGCAACCCCAACCGCACGTCGCCGGTGAAGCGGGGCCGGTATGTCCTGGAGGAGGTCCTCGGCACCCCGCCGCCGCCCCAGCCGCCCAACACCCCGGTCCTCGCCGACGACCACAAGGCCGCCACCGCGAAGACGATCCGGGAACGGATGGCGGCCCACCGGGCCGACCCCGCTTGCGCCTCCTGCCACGTGCAAATGGACGCGATCGGGTTCGCCCTTGAAAACTTCGACCCGGTCGGGCGGTGGCGGACGATGGACGGCCCATTCAAGGTCGACGCGACGGGCACACTGCCTGGCGGCCAGGCCATTGACGGGGTCGACGACCTTCGCAAGGTGTTGGCGGGCCGACGCGACGAGTTCCTGCGCGCCATCACCGAGAAGCTGCTCGTCTACGGCCTTGGCCGCGGACTACGCCCCGCCGACCGCTGCAGTGTCGACGAGATCGTGAAGCAAGCCAAAGCGGGCGGCTCGACGCTGGAAAGCATCATCAAGAGCATTGTGAAAAGCGACGTCTTCCGCAAACGCGCGTACACTGGAGAAGCCCGATGA
- a CDS encoding glutathione peroxidase, with amino-acid sequence MDTEADNIYGFTMKDIDGKDTSLEKFKGKVLLIVNVASKCGNTPQYEGLERVFEKYQDKGLVVMGFPANEFGAQEPGTNAEIKKFCTATYAVKFPMFSKIVVKGADTHPLYKWLLAQTPQHQDIEWNFAKFLVGRDGKVVARYSPKTQPEDKGLVADLEQALAAH; translated from the coding sequence ATGGACACCGAAGCCGACAACATTTATGGGTTCACGATGAAGGACATCGACGGCAAGGACACCAGCCTCGAAAAGTTCAAGGGCAAGGTCCTCCTCATTGTCAACGTCGCGAGCAAGTGCGGGAACACCCCGCAGTACGAGGGCCTTGAAAGGGTCTTTGAGAAGTACCAGGACAAGGGTTTGGTCGTGATGGGGTTCCCGGCTAACGAGTTCGGGGCCCAGGAACCCGGCACCAACGCCGAGATCAAGAAGTTCTGCACGGCGACCTATGCGGTCAAGTTCCCCATGTTCTCAAAGATCGTGGTGAAGGGGGCGGACACCCACCCGCTCTACAAATGGCTCCTTGCCCAGACTCCCCAACACCAAGACATCGAGTGGAACTTCGCCAAGTTCCTTGTCGGTCGGGACGGCAAGGTCGTCGCCCGTTACAGCCCCAAGACCCAACCCGAGGACAAGGGACTCGTTGCGGACCTGGAACAGGCCCTGGCCGCCCACTAG
- a CDS encoding response regulator transcription factor translates to MKILVVDDEPTILETVQHRLRRDGHTVFTAASAEEGMRLVKMTKPDLLVLDVMLPQRSGFDLARTVRRDSTVPIIFLTAKSSEEDRVQGFDLGGDDYVLKPFSLAELSARVRSVLRRVGAESPSQTVEAGGLKIDPQTHTAWLDGVPLTLKPREFALLHFLVRNAGQVFSRETLLDRVWGQDAYVSPRTVDVHVRWLREQIEADPSRPRRLLTVRGVGYRFTG, encoded by the coding sequence ATGAAGATCCTCGTCGTCGACGACGAACCGACAATCCTTGAGACCGTCCAGCACAGGCTGAGGCGCGACGGCCACACCGTTTTCACCGCCGCAAGCGCGGAGGAAGGGATGCGCCTGGTCAAGATGACCAAGCCAGACCTGCTGGTCCTCGACGTGATGCTGCCCCAGAGGTCGGGGTTCGACCTCGCCCGGACCGTCCGCCGGGACTCGACCGTCCCGATCATCTTCCTGACCGCCAAGTCATCGGAGGAAGACCGTGTCCAGGGATTCGACCTCGGCGGTGACGATTACGTCCTGAAGCCGTTTTCACTCGCCGAACTCTCTGCGCGGGTGCGGTCGGTGCTCCGCCGGGTCGGTGCCGAGTCACCGTCGCAGACGGTCGAGGCAGGGGGCCTGAAGATCGACCCCCAGACTCACACCGCCTGGCTTGACGGCGTCCCGCTCACGCTGAAGCCCCGGGAGTTCGCCCTGCTCCACTTCTTGGTGCGTAACGCGGGCCAAGTCTTCAGCCGGGAGACGCTCCTCGACCGCGTTTGGGGTCAAGACGCCTACGTCTCGCCTCGGACGGTGGACGTCCACGTGCGGTGGTTGCGCGAGCAGATCGAGGCGGACCCTTCCCGCCCCCGTCGGCTCTTGACCGTGCGCGGCGTCGGCTACCGGTTCACCGGCTGA
- the tdh gene encoding L-threonine 3-dehydrogenase, whose protein sequence is MKAIAKSRPEPGLEIVEVEEPQCRPGCVKLRVEHGSVCGTDLHIYNWDAWAQNRIQPPRIVGHEFCGTVVEVGSGVTKVKVGDFVASESHIIDPASPVYLAGNGHVDPTTTILGVDVDGGFSPYAVVPELNARPVPPGVPHNVASMMDALGNAVHTVMDGPVEGQTVLITGLGPIGMFAVAVCKALGAAKIVATEVSPYRIELGLKAGADVVINPKEEFADEKISRMFPGGVDATLEMSGHPTSLDLAIRMTRAEGRVSLLGVYADVLRMVDFNQIVFKGLRLHGIVGRRMWDTWDQMTWLLTEKNLDVNAVITHHVPWQDFDGAMRQMKSGEAGKIVLDFSAE, encoded by the coding sequence GTGAAGGCCATCGCCAAGTCGCGTCCCGAGCCAGGGCTGGAGATCGTTGAAGTCGAGGAGCCCCAATGCCGGCCCGGGTGCGTGAAGCTCCGCGTGGAGCACGGGAGCGTCTGCGGCACCGACCTCCACATCTATAACTGGGACGCCTGGGCCCAGAACCGCATCCAGCCGCCTCGCATCGTCGGCCACGAGTTCTGCGGGACGGTCGTCGAGGTCGGGTCTGGCGTGACCAAGGTCAAGGTCGGTGACTTTGTCGCCAGCGAGAGCCACATCATCGACCCTGCCTCGCCCGTCTACTTGGCGGGTAACGGCCACGTCGACCCCACCACCACCATCCTCGGGGTGGACGTCGACGGCGGGTTCTCGCCCTACGCGGTGGTCCCTGAACTCAACGCCCGCCCGGTGCCCCCCGGCGTGCCCCACAACGTCGCCAGCATGATGGACGCCCTCGGCAACGCCGTGCACACCGTCATGGACGGCCCCGTCGAGGGCCAGACCGTGCTGATCACCGGACTGGGGCCGATCGGCATGTTCGCTGTCGCCGTCTGCAAGGCGCTCGGTGCGGCGAAGATCGTCGCGACCGAGGTCTCTCCGTACCGGATCGAGTTGGGCCTCAAGGCCGGGGCCGACGTCGTCATCAACCCCAAGGAGGAGTTTGCCGACGAGAAGATTTCGAGGATGTTTCCCGGGGGCGTGGACGCGACCCTGGAGATGTCGGGCCATCCCACGAGCTTGGACCTCGCGATCCGCATGACCCGTGCCGAAGGCCGGGTCTCTTTGTTAGGCGTCTATGCCGACGTCCTGCGGATGGTGGATTTCAACCAGATCGTCTTCAAGGGACTACGGCTCCACGGCATCGTCGGCCGGCGTATGTGGGACACGTGGGACCAGATGACCTGGTTGTTGACCGAAAAGAACCTGGACGTCAACGCGGTGATCACCCATCACGTGCCGTGGCAGGACTTCGACGGGGCGATGCGCCAGATGAAGTCGGGAGAGGCGGGGAAGATCGTGCTGGATTTCTCCGCCGAGTAA
- a CDS encoding tetratricopeptide repeat protein, translating into MRIAVLPFNAAKDSRPALARQFAQFASEIARSVSDGDIDAVNYMAQFQEDGVVRAALVNPSEELNEPEMLQQFLAQAKPDKLVDGLYAENPNGGGKLTYRVFEDPSGEPSKTEELNFLPGGEFGVLRSFINELVSVAGGKLPDEMLDDENLFGTTDPGAFTKFLEGYDTAQYIERSSGNVTKEFSPDPAFDALFNAIEKDPDWEAPMLVALQIVRLCTNFRVGNANNLETVLNKLAEKHGEDGRVWYALGDLKATVGDNAAAADAFEKALRFEPNEPAIMTRLAVTQLNLGMPVNAERNLRQAIELEGDEKPSLDILSNVLVQTGRAHEVPAMWKDVVDKNPQNGLAQSKYAMALLQSGRKDEAVKAFDHALETVEDNLVVKRFYAPLLAQEDDLDRAMDFYEDVLDENPNDVPLMIEYAQTLQKAKRDFEVPPVLKNILQSNPDVNTKANVQAWLIELEQPKRVEAVQAASEKAEKGDFDGAIRELKPLRNWLADYWKMWAVLAAAHNHLKQYGPAEEAARRLLEIFPACEPGYVELNNALAGQGKTDEAFNLMQVALHNMSNSLPIAVSYALAAKRAGNPDEAKRLAKQIREATNNAEELQDVLAEIERD; encoded by the coding sequence ATGAGAATCGCCGTCCTGCCGTTCAACGCCGCCAAAGACTCGCGGCCGGCGTTGGCCCGCCAGTTTGCCCAGTTCGCCAGCGAGATCGCCCGGAGCGTCAGCGACGGCGACATCGACGCGGTGAACTACATGGCCCAGTTCCAAGAGGACGGGGTCGTCAGGGCGGCGTTGGTGAACCCGAGCGAGGAACTGAACGAGCCTGAGATGCTCCAACAGTTCTTGGCCCAGGCGAAGCCGGACAAGCTGGTCGACGGCCTCTATGCCGAAAACCCGAACGGCGGCGGCAAACTCACCTACCGGGTCTTTGAGGACCCCAGCGGCGAACCGTCCAAGACCGAAGAACTGAACTTCCTTCCCGGCGGCGAGTTCGGTGTCCTGCGGTCGTTCATCAACGAGCTTGTCAGCGTGGCGGGAGGCAAGCTGCCCGACGAGATGCTTGATGACGAAAACCTCTTCGGCACGACCGACCCGGGCGCCTTCACCAAGTTCTTGGAGGGATACGACACCGCCCAGTACATCGAGCGGTCGTCGGGCAACGTGACCAAGGAGTTCAGCCCCGACCCCGCGTTTGACGCTCTGTTCAACGCCATCGAGAAAGACCCGGATTGGGAAGCCCCGATGCTCGTCGCATTGCAGATCGTGCGGTTGTGCACCAACTTCCGCGTCGGCAACGCCAACAACCTGGAGACTGTCCTAAACAAACTCGCTGAGAAGCACGGAGAGGACGGGCGGGTCTGGTACGCCCTCGGCGACCTCAAGGCCACGGTCGGAGACAACGCCGCCGCGGCGGACGCCTTCGAGAAGGCGCTGAGGTTCGAACCCAACGAGCCTGCGATCATGACCCGGCTCGCCGTCACCCAGCTCAATTTGGGCATGCCGGTAAACGCGGAGCGCAACCTCCGCCAGGCCATCGAACTGGAAGGCGACGAGAAACCGAGCCTCGACATCTTGTCAAACGTCCTCGTCCAGACCGGACGGGCCCACGAGGTGCCCGCGATGTGGAAGGACGTCGTCGACAAGAACCCCCAGAACGGCTTGGCCCAGAGCAAGTACGCCATGGCTCTGCTCCAGAGCGGCCGCAAGGACGAGGCGGTCAAGGCATTCGACCACGCCCTCGAGACGGTGGAGGACAACCTGGTCGTGAAGCGGTTCTACGCCCCCCTGCTGGCCCAAGAGGACGACCTCGACCGTGCGATGGACTTCTACGAGGACGTCTTGGACGAGAACCCGAACGACGTCCCGCTGATGATCGAGTACGCCCAGACCCTGCAGAAGGCGAAGCGCGACTTCGAAGTGCCTCCCGTGCTCAAGAACATCCTGCAGTCGAACCCCGACGTCAACACCAAGGCCAACGTCCAGGCTTGGCTGATCGAACTGGAGCAGCCGAAGCGCGTCGAGGCGGTCCAGGCGGCAAGCGAAAAGGCGGAGAAGGGCGACTTTGACGGCGCCATCCGGGAGTTGAAGCCCCTACGGAACTGGCTGGCGGACTACTGGAAGATGTGGGCCGTCCTCGCCGCCGCCCACAACCACCTGAAGCAATATGGCCCTGCCGAAGAAGCGGCCCGGCGCCTGCTGGAGATCTTTCCCGCTTGCGAGCCTGGCTATGTCGAACTGAACAACGCCTTGGCGGGCCAAGGCAAGACCGACGAGGCGTTCAACCTCATGCAGGTCGCCCTCCACAACATGTCGAACTCGCTGCCGATCGCGGTCAGCTATGCCTTGGCCGCCAAGCGGGCGGGCAATCCGGACGAGGCCAAACGGCTGGCGAAGCAGATCCGGGAGGCGACCAACAACGCGGAAGAGTTGCAGGACGTGCTCGCCGAGATCGAGCGCGACTAA
- the vsr gene encoding DNA mismatch endonuclease Vsr, producing MEEQAGYGLHRLRETMVVREEVRRSMQANRSTGTKPEERLRQALRALGVTGYRKNDRRLPGTPDIVFPASRLVVFVHGCFWHGCHLCGTYRVPKTNEAFWREKVRRNQLRHQDRLEQVEALGYRSLTFWECQIKSDIEAVARLIAAANRR from the coding sequence ATGGAAGAACAGGCCGGGTACGGACTCCACCGCCTCCGCGAGACCATGGTCGTGCGTGAGGAAGTGCGCCGTTCGATGCAGGCCAACCGGAGTACGGGGACCAAACCCGAGGAGCGCCTGCGCCAAGCCCTGCGTGCACTGGGGGTGACGGGATACCGGAAGAACGACCGTCGGCTGCCTGGCACGCCGGACATTGTCTTTCCCGCGTCACGGTTGGTCGTCTTCGTCCATGGTTGCTTCTGGCATGGTTGCCACCTGTGCGGCACGTACCGTGTCCCGAAGACAAACGAGGCGTTCTGGCGTGAAAAAGTCCGCCGAAACCAGTTGCGCCATCAGGACCGGCTCGAGCAGGTCGAAGCCCTCGGCTACCGGTCGCTCACCTTTTGGGAGTGCCAGATCAAGTCCGACATCGAAGCCGTCGCCCGATTGATTGCGGCGGCCAACCGCCGTTAG
- a CDS encoding menaquinone biosynthesis decarboxylase, translating into MAYRDFQHFLDVLHAQGELVRVAEPLSPYLEITEVADRVMKAGGPALLFDNPAGTAQRHGTPDPRSAVMGQPSIDPAVRPSATRSYPFPVAINTMGTRKRMSLALSCDDIEDHANRIGKLLKARPPQGTIMDKVKFGAWLAGEIKNVHPKTVGEGISQEVVQTGDAVDLTQLPVLTCWPEDGGPYITLPLVFTHDPETGNRNVGMYRVQVMGRDTCGMHWQMHKTGARHMEAAGARRKRIEVAVVLGGDPALTFSAVSPLPPGIDEMLFAGFLRQENVRLVKAKTVDLLVPADAEFVLEGYVDPSERALEGPFGDHTGYYSLAEDFPVFHVTAVTRRQNPVYPATIVGQPPMEDGWLGKAVERIFLPMIQLTTPEIVDMNLPVEACFHNVAFVSIKKKYPGHAYKVMNAVWGLGGLAFTKFVFVFDEDTDVQNIGEVLFRIGANCDPGRDSLMSKGPVDQLDHAAMAEGFGGKIGFDCTHKWRGENGFDRDFPKLITMADDVKAKIDALWPKLGL; encoded by the coding sequence ATGGCTTACCGTGATTTTCAGCACTTCCTTGACGTGCTCCACGCCCAGGGCGAGCTTGTCCGGGTCGCCGAGCCGCTCAGTCCGTACTTGGAGATCACCGAGGTCGCTGACCGCGTGATGAAGGCGGGCGGGCCGGCCCTCCTGTTCGACAACCCGGCCGGAACCGCCCAGCGGCATGGCACGCCCGACCCCCGGAGCGCCGTGATGGGCCAGCCAAGCATCGACCCGGCCGTCCGCCCTTCGGCCACGAGGAGCTATCCCTTCCCCGTCGCGATCAACACGATGGGCACGCGGAAGCGGATGTCGCTCGCCCTCAGCTGCGACGACATCGAAGACCACGCCAATCGGATCGGCAAACTCCTGAAGGCCCGGCCACCTCAGGGGACGATCATGGACAAGGTCAAGTTCGGGGCTTGGCTGGCCGGCGAGATCAAGAACGTCCATCCCAAGACGGTGGGCGAGGGGATAAGCCAAGAAGTCGTGCAGACGGGCGACGCGGTCGACCTCACCCAACTCCCCGTCTTGACCTGCTGGCCGGAGGACGGCGGCCCGTACATCACCCTGCCGCTCGTCTTCACCCATGACCCCGAGACGGGAAACCGCAACGTCGGCATGTACCGTGTCCAGGTGATGGGCCGCGACACCTGCGGCATGCATTGGCAGATGCACAAGACCGGGGCGCGCCACATGGAGGCGGCCGGCGCCCGGCGCAAGAGGATCGAGGTGGCGGTCGTCTTGGGCGGAGACCCGGCCCTGACGTTTTCAGCAGTCTCCCCCTTGCCGCCCGGCATTGACGAGATGCTCTTCGCCGGGTTCCTGCGCCAGGAGAACGTTCGCCTGGTCAAGGCCAAGACAGTGGACCTTCTTGTCCCCGCCGACGCCGAGTTTGTCCTCGAGGGTTATGTCGACCCGTCGGAGCGGGCCCTGGAGGGTCCCTTCGGCGACCATACCGGCTACTACTCGTTGGCCGAAGACTTTCCGGTCTTCCATGTCACCGCAGTGACACGGCGGCAAAACCCGGTCTACCCTGCGACGATCGTCGGCCAACCGCCGATGGAGGACGGGTGGTTGGGCAAGGCGGTCGAACGGATCTTCTTGCCCATGATCCAACTGACGACCCCCGAGATCGTCGACATGAACCTGCCCGTCGAGGCGTGCTTCCACAACGTCGCTTTTGTCTCGATCAAGAAGAAGTATCCCGGCCATGCCTACAAGGTGATGAACGCAGTCTGGGGGTTGGGCGGCCTGGCGTTCACCAAGTTTGTCTTTGTCTTTGACGAGGACACCGACGTCCAAAACATCGGGGAAGTGCTGTTCCGCATCGGGGCTAACTGCGACCCCGGCCGGGACTCGCTGATGTCAAAGGGGCCCGTCGACCAGCTGGACCACGCGGCCATGGCCGAGGGGTTCGGTGGAAAAATCGGGTTCGACTGCACGCACAAGTGGCGGGGCGAGAACGGCTTCGACCGCGACTTCCCCAAGCTGATCACGATGGCCGACGACGTCAAGGCGAAGATCGACGCCCTGTGGCCGAAACTTGGCCTTTAA
- a CDS encoding TfoX/Sxy family protein, whose translation MKAAEGMDVRARRMFDGMAIYSGEKMFAYLVGEDIGLKLSPGDLQEALTMPGAELLKANAQAEPMRDYVRMPRAVLDNFDSFVGWVHKSASYASSQAVH comes from the coding sequence ATGAAAGCCGCTGAGGGGATGGATGTCCGTGCCCGCCGAATGTTCGACGGGATGGCGATCTATTCGGGAGAAAAGATGTTCGCTTACCTGGTGGGCGAAGACATTGGCCTCAAACTTTCCCCCGGCGACCTCCAAGAAGCGCTGACCATGCCCGGGGCCGAGTTGTTGAAGGCGAACGCACAAGCCGAGCCGATGCGCGACTACGTCCGCATGCCCCGCGCCGTCCTCGACAACTTCGACTCTTTCGTCGGCTGGGTGCACAAGAGCGCCTCGTACGCGTCTTCGCAAGCCGTCCATTGA